The genomic stretch CGGGCAAAAATGACCAAACGTTCAATAGTATTCTCCAGCTCCCGAACATTGCCCGGCCAATCGTAGGCCGTAAGGGCCTCAAGGGCCTCTGGAGACAGCCCCTCTACCGTCTTGCCATGCTTCTCCGTAAAACGTCTCAAGAAGAAATCCACCAGAAGGGGAATATCCTCCCGACGATCCCTCAATGGTGGAAGCTCCAGGGCCACAACATTGAGACGATAGAAGAGATCCTCCCGGAAGGTACCCTTTTTTACCGCCTCCCGAAGGTCTTGATTGGTGGCCGCAATGATCCGGACATCTACTTTGGTCATCCGGTGACTACCCACTCGAGAGATCTCCTTCTCCTCTACCGCCTTGAGCAGTTTGGCCTGGATGTCCAGGGAAATATTGCCAATCTCATCAAAGAAGAGGGTTCCGCCATTGGCCAATTCAAATTTGCCCACCTTATGGGTGGTAGCGCCAGTAAAGGCCCCTTTGACATGACCAAAGAGCTCACTTTCAAAAAGGGTGGGCACCAAGGTAGAGCAATCCACGGTGACAAAGGGATGGGCTCGCCGGGGACTCATCTCGTGGATCTTGCGGGCCAGAAGCCCCTTGCCGGTCCCCGACTCTCCGGTAAGCAGAACCGTAGAATCAGTAGGAGCCAGCATGGCCACCTTTTTCATGATCTCCTGAATGGCCCGACTCCGGCCCACCAGCTGGGTCTCTCCAGCCCTGGCCTCCAGCTCCTGGCGAAGATAGAGGTTTTCCATGGCCAGACGCTTGGCTTCCATGGCCCGGCGAACAAGAAGACGGAGCTCCTCTGGTTCGAAGGGTTTGGGCAAAAAGTCAAAGGCCCCCAGCTTCATGGCCTGAACGGCGTTCTCCACGGTCCCGAAGGCGGTGATGACAATGACGTGGACCTGAGTGTCCTGCTCCCTTATTTGGCGCAGGAGATCCAGACCATGGATATCAGGCATTTTGAGATCCAGAAGAATGACGTCAAATTCCCAGCGATCCAGAAGCTCTAAAGCTTCACTGCCCGAGGCAGCCATCTCCGCCTCATAGCCACTGCGGGTTAGGACCTGGAAACACCCGTCACGGATGGCCGGATCGTCATCAACAATAAGGATTTTGCCCATGGGCTCTACCATTCCTTGGGCACCCCCCTTACCGGGAGATAGACACGAAAGGTCGTTCCCTTACCCGGAGAAGTCTCCACATCAATTCGACCACGATGGCCCTTGACGATTCCATGACTTATGGAAAGCCCCAGCCCTGTTCCCTTACCACCCTTTTTGGTTGTGAAAAAGGGATCAAATATGCGGGGCAGGATATCATCCGGAATACCCGTTCCGGTATCGGATACAGAGAATTCCACCTCTGAACGATCCTGATGGAAGGCTGTCCGCAGGCATAGCTCACCGGGGGCTCCCTCCATGGCCTCTCCGGCATTGATAATAAGATTAAGGACCAGCTGCTCCAGCTGACTCCGGTTGGCCAAAATAGAAGGAAGGGCGGGATAAAGATCCTTGGTCACCTTTATTTGGCGAAAAAGCCGATGATCCTCAATAAGGGAGAACATTTCTTGAATGACCTGGTTGAGATTGACCAGGGTCTCCTCTTGAGACTCTGGCCGGCCGAAGTTAAGGAGCCCTTTGGCAATAATCCGACAGCGGGTAGCTAGTTTAATGATCTTCTCCACATTTATCAGCAGAGGGCTCTCGGGGCCCAAATCTTCTTTGAGAAGTTTGCTGTAAAGCAAAATGCCCCCCAGAGGATTATTTATCTCGTGGGCGATCTCACCAGCCAGCTTCCCCATGGCGGCCAGCCGTTCATTCTGAATTAGCTTCTCCTCACAAGAAAGACGGTAGCTAATATCTCGCACCAGCACCTGCTGGAGGAAACCTTCAGAGCCCAAACATGGCATGACCACCACCTCGGCCTCAAAGGTAGAACCATCGGGTCTCATGGCCGGAATCTCAAAAATTCCATAACCCTGGGGGCTGAAGGGAAAGAGCCTGGCCCAGGAAAGATCAAGATCTCCGGAAAGACGGAACAGTTCTCGAAAGGCCTGGTTGGCGTAGATCAAAATCCATTTTTCAAAAATGGCCGCCGCTTCTGGAATCTGGCCATAGAGGGCCTCAAAATCTCGCTTTTTCAAAACAAATCCCTCCCTGCGCGCATTTTAAAGAGGTTTACAGGGCCATCAAGGGGGGGTACCAAAAGAAACATGAATCTACGGGAAAAAGGGAACCTAAGCTCCCTGAAGCCTTGGCTTCAGCGGACTCTTTCTGACTCTCGACCGGAGAAGGCCCTCCGCAACCGGATAAAACGCTGGCTTAAAGAAAAAGTTCGAGGGCTACCGCCGGGCTTTATCTTCAGGGTCTCGGCCCGCAAGGAGAAAGGAAAATTTATTATAGACATAGAGGTCCCGGCCTGGGCCGAGGCAAATCCGGTCCGTCTTCATCAGCTCGATCTCCTGATGGCCCAGCTTGAAGAACTGGGCCTTACAGTGAATGTCTTTTATCGGGAAGACCTTCCAGAGAAAGAGGGCCTCTTTGATGAATTATCCTAAGGTGCTCACCTTTGATTGCTACGGCACCCTAATTAACTGGGAGAAGGGAATCCTTCAGGCCCTCTCCCCCTTTCTAAAACCCGGTGCTCCGGAGCCAGAAGAACTTTTGGGTCTTTATGCCCGAGTAGAGGCCGAGGAAGAACGGATCTTCCGCCCCTATAAGGAGATTCTTCGGGCCGTAGCCCAACGTATGGCCCAAAGTTTAGGCCTTGATGGACGGAGACTCGAGTGGGTCTTCGTTGAGTCTCTTCCTCACTGGCCAGTCTTTGCCGATGTAGCCGAGGTCCTTCCGCGCTTAAAGGAAAGGGGATTTCTCCTGGCCATCATCTCCAATACTGATCGGGATCTTCTGGCCGCCTCTGTCCGGCAGATGGGAGTAGAGTTTGACTGGCTGATTACGGCCGAAGAAGCCAAAGCCTATAAACCCGCCCCTGAGATTTTCACCCTGGCCCTAAAGAGAATAGGCCTTCCTAAAGAAGAGATTTGGCACGTAGCTCAAAGCCACTATCACGACATTGTACCGGTCTCTCGGCTGGGAATAACCACGGTCTGGCTGAATCGCCGGGCCGGTAAAAACCCTTATGGTGCCACCTTACCGGCCCGGGGACAGCCCGATATCCTCTGCCAAGACCTCAAAGAGCTGGAACGATTTCTTATAGAGCAACCCTCTACTGCTTGACGCCTTATTTACCGCTGGTTAAAATTGACCTCGTCTGGTTAACTGCTGGGGGATCGTCTAATCGGCAGGACGGCAGACTCTGGATCTGCTAGTCGGGGTTCGAATCCCTGTCCCCCAGCCATCAATTAAAGCTCTAAAGAGGCTTTTCTGCTTGTCTGACCCACCTGCTTTCCAAAAAATAAAGATTCTTCTCGCCGACGATGAAGAAACCATTACCTCTGCCTTTCAGGTTCTTTTAACCGATGCCGGCTACCAGGTTGTGGGGGTGGCCCACAATGGCCTTGAGGCTGTTGAACTGGCTCGAAAGCTAAAGCCGGACCTTATTATTATGGATATTCTCATGCCGGAGATAGACGGCATTGAGGCTGCCCGGCGCATCAATAAAGAGCGCTTCACCCCTATTGTTTTGGTAACCGCTTTTGCAGATCAGGATCTCATTCGCCGGGCCAAGGAGGCCAGGGTGCTGGGTTATCTCCTTAAACCGGTAATCATCGATGATCTTATTCCGGCGGTGGAGCTGGCCTACGAGATAGCCTCCCGCCTCCGAGAGCTTACCGGCGAAGTGGAAAACCTTTCTGAAGAGCTAGCTACCCGCAAACTGGTAGAACGGGCCAAAGGCCTTCTGATGGACACTTTAGGGCTAAAAGAGGCCCAAGCGATGAGGCTTCTCCAAAAAGAAAGCCGGCGGCGGCGCATGAAGATCGGCGAACTGGCAAAGACTATCATTGAGGCCAAAGAGTTACTAGAAAAGGCTCAGACTTCCCAATTACCTTGAAATAGGCCCTTCAACCCAGTAAGATAACCCTTTAAGGTCATGGATGGCGAATTTTCTGGAAAACCTCCGCGGGCGGATCTGGAAGAGAAAATCCATGACCACTTATCTCAAAAATATGGAGACAAAGTGAGACTAGCATCTCAAGTGGTCTTTCCCCGAGCCGGTGGTGGGCGAGAAAGCGGGGAGCGGTATCCAGGTCGAGAGCTGATCAACTTCGATCTTAAGCCCCAGGAGCTGGCTGCTTATCTAGACGAACACATTATCCGCCAAGACGAAGCCAAGGCTATCCTGGCCACCAAGATCTGCACCCACTTCAATCGTATCAAATATTTGCTTCGGGAGCGTCGCCGCTACAATCCCATCGGGGGGATAAAAAACAACATCATTATGATTGGCCCCACCGGAGTGGGCAAAACCTTTATGGTGAAACTCATCGCCCGCAAGATAGGGGTTCCCTTTGTTAAGGCTGACGCCACCAAGTTCAGCGAGACAGGCTACGTAGGGGGCGATGTGGAGGATCTCATCCGAGATTTAGTTCAAGAGGCCGACGGAGACCTGGAAAAGGCCCAGTTTGGCATCGTTTACCTGGATGAGATAGACAAGATCGCCGCCAGTCAGGGGCTTATCGGGCCCGATGTCTCTCGCACCGGGGTCCAGAGGGCCCTCCTTAAACCCATGGAAGAAACAGAGGTGGACCTTCGGGTTCCCCAT from Thermosulfuriphilus ammonigenes encodes the following:
- a CDS encoding haloacid dehalogenase type II → MNYPKVLTFDCYGTLINWEKGILQALSPFLKPGAPEPEELLGLYARVEAEEERIFRPYKEILRAVAQRMAQSLGLDGRRLEWVFVESLPHWPVFADVAEVLPRLKERGFLLAIISNTDRDLLAASVRQMGVEFDWLITAEEAKAYKPAPEIFTLALKRIGLPKEEIWHVAQSHYHDIVPVSRLGITTVWLNRRAGKNPYGATLPARGQPDILCQDLKELERFLIEQPSTA
- a CDS encoding two-component system sensor histidine kinase NtrB; translated protein: MKKRDFEALYGQIPEAAAIFEKWILIYANQAFRELFRLSGDLDLSWARLFPFSPQGYGIFEIPAMRPDGSTFEAEVVVMPCLGSEGFLQQVLVRDISYRLSCEEKLIQNERLAAMGKLAGEIAHEINNPLGGILLYSKLLKEDLGPESPLLINVEKIIKLATRCRIIAKGLLNFGRPESQEETLVNLNQVIQEMFSLIEDHRLFRQIKVTKDLYPALPSILANRSQLEQLVLNLIINAGEAMEGAPGELCLRTAFHQDRSEVEFSVSDTGTGIPDDILPRIFDPFFTTKKGGKGTGLGLSISHGIVKGHRGRIDVETSPGKGTTFRVYLPVRGVPKEW
- a CDS encoding sigma-54-dependent transcriptional regulator; translation: MVEPMGKILIVDDDPAIRDGCFQVLTRSGYEAEMAASGSEALELLDRWEFDVILLDLKMPDIHGLDLLRQIREQDTQVHVIVITAFGTVENAVQAMKLGAFDFLPKPFEPEELRLLVRRAMEAKRLAMENLYLRQELEARAGETQLVGRSRAIQEIMKKVAMLAPTDSTVLLTGESGTGKGLLARKIHEMSPRRAHPFVTVDCSTLVPTLFESELFGHVKGAFTGATTHKVGKFELANGGTLFFDEIGNISLDIQAKLLKAVEEKEISRVGSHRMTKVDVRIIAATNQDLREAVKKGTFREDLFYRLNVVALELPPLRDRREDIPLLVDFFLRRFTEKHGKTVEGLSPEALEALTAYDWPGNVRELENTIERLVIFARKPRISLEDLYLAGFEDRGDLLHEVDEDDLSLAAAEKRHVLMVLKRCQGNKTVAAQLLKIDRKTLREKLKRWGV
- a CDS encoding ANTAR domain-containing response regulator, producing the protein MSDPPAFQKIKILLADDEETITSAFQVLLTDAGYQVVGVAHNGLEAVELARKLKPDLIIMDILMPEIDGIEAARRINKERFTPIVLVTAFADQDLIRRAKEARVLGYLLKPVIIDDLIPAVELAYEIASRLRELTGEVENLSEELATRKLVERAKGLLMDTLGLKEAQAMRLLQKESRRRRMKIGELAKTIIEAKELLEKAQTSQLP